From Tautonia marina, one genomic window encodes:
- a CDS encoding ArnT family glycosyltransferase: MRIVIRLLLIGVFLIALVRAGLFLGNAWFTVGNPLDVYHLEAQMVHLAWRVQHDRVMYPEWHNDPHVMNVFGPLYFLLVGGIGRLLDSDLDGLYRIGRLISLGSALLASLIVGVASGSRGGKGAGIFAGLLTLGAAPLYGFGVMVRADLMADTLGIAGFLLAVGRASRWRYALGAFLLVAAIFTKQTMGLYLIAAVLAAMGTGRMRWGLTLAATAGAVTLAIIAAVTLTVEPLFARELFGAAETPILLTDWQRTLSRLWQLGPELPILALVGVVLWTVPRGLPERSLAVLAGVVLTGAIVLAMKSGSDLNYFLGLRLVAAMAGGAVWGWAVSLVRNPGPIRPGTAVLSIVGLVGLGASLLPSLDHSYAQYQSAQSIHGYFSTVGRPVLAQFRQIFELAEDPDIRLLTESGMVAAHQGDRAAFVDPWLFRILVETGKIEPAAIRERLESREYNYIITTKDLYDETDPYDTYGFGLPPELAEAARRNYTFAGVSAGLFLYVPRRSGEPSERE; encoded by the coding sequence TTCCTGATCGCCCTGGTCAGGGCGGGGCTCTTTCTCGGCAATGCCTGGTTCACCGTGGGCAATCCGCTCGACGTGTACCACCTCGAAGCCCAGATGGTTCACCTGGCCTGGCGTGTCCAGCACGACCGGGTCATGTATCCCGAGTGGCACAACGACCCTCACGTCATGAACGTGTTCGGACCGCTTTACTTCTTGCTGGTCGGCGGAATCGGCCGATTGCTCGACAGCGACCTGGACGGCTTGTATCGAATCGGCAGGCTCATCAGCCTCGGCTCGGCCCTGCTGGCGAGCCTGATCGTCGGGGTAGCCTCGGGAAGCCGGGGCGGCAAAGGGGCCGGCATCTTCGCCGGTTTACTCACGCTCGGCGCGGCCCCTCTGTACGGATTCGGCGTCATGGTGCGAGCGGATCTGATGGCTGATACGCTCGGCATTGCCGGGTTTCTGCTGGCAGTCGGTCGAGCGTCGCGGTGGCGGTACGCGCTGGGGGCCTTTTTGCTGGTCGCGGCCATCTTCACCAAGCAGACGATGGGGCTGTACCTGATTGCCGCCGTCCTGGCGGCGATGGGAACTGGTCGGATGCGTTGGGGGTTGACCCTGGCAGCCACTGCGGGAGCCGTCACCCTGGCGATCATTGCGGCGGTCACGCTGACGGTCGAGCCCCTGTTCGCCCGCGAGCTGTTCGGCGCGGCCGAGACGCCGATTTTGCTCACCGACTGGCAACGGACCCTCTCCCGACTCTGGCAGCTCGGGCCGGAATTACCGATCCTCGCTCTGGTCGGGGTGGTTTTGTGGACCGTCCCTCGTGGGTTGCCGGAACGATCGCTGGCAGTGCTGGCCGGGGTGGTGCTGACCGGGGCGATCGTTCTGGCAATGAAAAGCGGCTCGGATCTGAATTATTTTCTTGGTCTGCGTCTCGTCGCGGCGATGGCGGGCGGGGCGGTCTGGGGATGGGCCGTGTCGTTGGTCCGGAACCCAGGGCCGATTCGACCGGGGACCGCCGTTCTGTCGATCGTCGGACTGGTCGGCCTGGGGGCAAGCCTGCTTCCGAGTCTCGACCACTCGTACGCCCAGTACCAATCGGCCCAGTCGATCCACGGGTATTTTTCAACCGTCGGTCGCCCCGTGCTGGCACAGTTCCGACAGATTTTCGAACTGGCCGAGGACCCGGACATCCGTTTGCTGACCGAAAGCGGCATGGTGGCCGCTCATCAAGGCGATCGCGCCGCGTTCGTCGATCCGTGGCTCTTTCGCATCCTCGTCGAGACGGGCAAGATCGAGCCAGCCGCGATCCGAGAACGGCTCGAATCGCGTGAATACAATTACATTATCACGACCAAGGATCTGTATGACGAGACCGACCCGTACGACACCTACGGGTTTGGCCTTCCTCCCGAGCTGGCCGAGGCTGCCCGGCGGAATTACACCTTCGCCGGTGTTTCGGCCGGGCTCTTTCTTTATGTGCCCAGGCGATCCGGCGAACCGTCGGAGCGTGAGTGA
- a CDS encoding DinB family protein: MNAKDAIRNTIDMSAMIVDSYLKDLSDADLLVRPVEGMNHMAWQIGHLIGSERHFVELIKPGTSPALPADFLEGHGRDKFTEDDPAKFYSVAKYQELWGAQRQATLALLDSFSDADLDRTDAEKFPPFAPTVGALMNMVGAHPLMHAGQFVAVRRKLGKPVSI; encoded by the coding sequence ATGAACGCCAAGGACGCGATTCGCAATACCATCGACATGAGCGCGATGATTGTTGACAGCTATCTCAAGGATCTCAGCGATGCCGACCTGCTGGTTCGGCCGGTTGAGGGAATGAACCACATGGCCTGGCAGATTGGCCACCTGATCGGTTCCGAGCGGCACTTTGTCGAGCTGATCAAGCCCGGCACTAGCCCGGCCCTGCCCGCCGACTTTCTCGAAGGTCACGGCCGCGACAAGTTCACCGAAGACGACCCGGCGAAATTCTACTCGGTCGCCAAATATCAAGAACTCTGGGGAGCCCAGCGTCAGGCGACCTTGGCCTTGCTCGACAGCTTCTCGGATGCCGATCTCGACCGCACCGACGCCGAGAAATTTCCCCCGTTTGCCCCGACCGTCGGCGCCCTCATGAACATGGTCGGCGCGCACCCGTTGATGCACGCCGGGCAGTTCGTCGCGGTCCGCCGGAAGCTCGGCAAGCCCGTGTCCATCTGA
- a CDS encoding TolB family protein, producing MTLPIALTAALLAPIFALDPTPQEQRPSSSSGRSYGGPGGPPGAEEMTPEQVAANESRHLKNIRQVTYGFAKAGEGYYSPDGNAIIFQAAEYPEPSTLQPPPPDWDAYQIYTVPLTPGATPKLVSTGKGKCTCAYFHPDGQSILFASSHLDPALADGSAEGEREAAPAYSRSERYAWDFDPHMDIFRAEPDGSNLVRLTDAPGYDAEGSYSPDGSQIVFTSFRDGDADIYVMDADGSNVRQITDAPGYDGGPFFSPCGKYLIYRSDRAENDLLQLFINTVDGQNERQLTDNEHVNWGPYFHPNGRFIAYSTSKHGHFNYEIYLMDLETGDEQRITFAPGFDGLPVFSPDGTKLMWTSKGRTADNTSQLFIADFVLDSDTEQ from the coding sequence ATGACGCTCCCGATCGCCCTGACCGCGGCCCTCCTGGCCCCGATCTTCGCCCTCGATCCGACGCCGCAAGAGCAGCGCCCTTCGTCCTCCTCGGGCCGCTCGTACGGCGGCCCCGGCGGTCCTCCGGGGGCCGAGGAGATGACCCCCGAGCAGGTCGCCGCCAACGAGTCACGCCACCTGAAGAACATCCGCCAGGTGACCTACGGCTTCGCCAAGGCCGGCGAAGGCTACTATAGCCCCGATGGCAACGCCATCATCTTCCAGGCCGCCGAGTATCCGGAGCCCTCGACCCTTCAGCCCCCGCCGCCCGACTGGGACGCCTACCAGATCTACACCGTCCCCCTGACCCCCGGCGCAACGCCGAAGCTGGTCAGCACGGGCAAGGGGAAATGCACCTGTGCCTATTTCCACCCAGACGGTCAGTCGATCCTCTTTGCCTCCTCCCACCTCGACCCGGCCCTGGCCGACGGCTCGGCCGAAGGGGAACGCGAGGCCGCCCCGGCCTACAGCCGATCGGAACGCTATGCCTGGGACTTCGACCCCCACATGGACATCTTCCGCGCCGAGCCGGACGGCTCGAACCTTGTCCGCCTGACCGACGCCCCAGGCTACGACGCCGAAGGGAGCTACTCGCCCGACGGCTCGCAGATCGTTTTCACCAGCTTCCGTGACGGCGACGCCGACATCTACGTGATGGACGCCGACGGCTCGAACGTCCGACAGATCACGGACGCCCCCGGCTACGACGGCGGCCCCTTCTTCTCGCCGTGCGGCAAGTACCTGATCTACCGCAGCGATCGTGCGGAGAACGACCTGCTTCAACTGTTCATCAACACCGTCGACGGCCAGAACGAGCGGCAACTGACCGACAACGAGCACGTCAACTGGGGCCCGTACTTCCACCCGAACGGCCGCTTCATCGCCTACTCGACGAGCAAGCACGGCCACTTCAATTATGAGATCTATTTGATGGATCTCGAAACCGGCGACGAGCAGCGCATCACCTTTGCCCCCGGCTTCGACGGCCTCCCCGTCTTCAGCCCCGACGGCACGAAGCTGATGTGGACCTCCAAGGGCCGCACCGCCGACAACACCAGCCAGCTCTTCATCGCCGACTTCGTGCTTGATTCCGACACCGAGCAGTAA
- a CDS encoding cob(I)yrinic acid a,c-diamide adenosyltransferase, whose product MPKIYTKTGDDGTTGLLGPGRVGKDDLRIEAYGTVDELNAILGVARSTTAISLDLDRKLSQIQEELFTVGAALADPAPEGPFHNSVPRAFTQRIEHEIDHVESSLPTLQHFILPGGSPTASQLHLARTICRRAERVTVALSHAEGQHVPSNLVIYLNRLSDYLFVLARSANAEAGVADVPWRGL is encoded by the coding sequence GTGCCCAAGATTTACACGAAAACCGGAGATGATGGTACCACCGGCCTGCTCGGTCCCGGCCGAGTCGGCAAGGACGACCTTCGGATCGAGGCGTACGGCACCGTCGACGAGCTGAACGCCATCCTTGGCGTCGCCCGATCAACCACCGCCATCAGCCTGGATCTCGACCGCAAGCTTTCCCAGATTCAGGAAGAGCTGTTCACCGTCGGTGCCGCCCTGGCCGACCCCGCCCCCGAAGGTCCGTTCCACAACAGCGTCCCGCGAGCCTTCACGCAGCGCATCGAGCACGAGATCGATCACGTCGAGTCGAGTTTGCCAACGTTGCAGCACTTCATTCTTCCGGGTGGCTCCCCCACGGCCTCGCAATTGCATCTGGCCCGTACCATCTGCCGGAGAGCCGAGCGCGTGACCGTTGCCCTGAGCCATGCCGAGGGGCAGCACGTCCCGTCGAACCTCGTGATCTATTTGAACCGCCTGAGCGACTATCTGTTCGTCCTCGCCCGATCGGCCAATGCCGAGGCCGGTGTGGCCGACGTCCCCTGGAGAGGTCTGTGA
- a CDS encoding SDR family NAD(P)-dependent oxidoreductase, translating to MKLAGASILITGGRRVGASLARLLADRGAKLAMTFRTSRDTIEQTLDDCRARGAADTLAIAADLADPDQAERAVRLVVERFGRIDALVNMASIYERTPFADLTPEHYDRMIAANLSAPYHSAVAAGKAMLAQEPIADASGLKGKIICFGDWGTDRPRGGDLPYIVAKGGLTTMTLAMAKELAPHVAVNLIQPGTIVPWPEMTNEQRQEILRATPLARLGSAEDANHLVLYLLEGTDFATGGCYRIDGGRYLGTDDEPS from the coding sequence GTGAAGCTTGCCGGAGCCTCGATCCTGATCACCGGAGGCCGCCGCGTCGGTGCCTCGCTCGCCCGGTTGCTCGCCGACCGTGGCGCGAAGCTGGCCATGACCTTCCGGACCAGCCGCGACACCATCGAGCAAACCCTCGACGACTGCCGAGCCCGAGGAGCGGCCGACACCCTCGCCATCGCGGCCGACCTGGCCGATCCCGACCAGGCCGAGCGTGCCGTCCGCCTGGTCGTCGAGCGGTTCGGACGGATCGACGCGCTGGTCAACATGGCCAGCATCTACGAACGGACCCCATTTGCGGACCTGACGCCCGAGCATTACGACCGGATGATCGCCGCGAACCTCAGCGCGCCGTATCACTCGGCCGTCGCTGCCGGTAAGGCCATGCTGGCCCAGGAACCGATCGCCGACGCCTCGGGCCTGAAGGGGAAGATCATCTGCTTCGGCGACTGGGGAACCGATCGCCCCCGGGGCGGCGATCTGCCATACATCGTCGCCAAAGGTGGCCTGACGACCATGACCCTGGCAATGGCCAAGGAACTCGCCCCCCACGTCGCGGTCAACCTGATTCAGCCGGGGACGATCGTTCCCTGGCCGGAGATGACCAACGAGCAACGGCAAGAGATTCTTCGGGCCACCCCCCTGGCCCGGCTTGGTTCGGCCGAAGACGCCAACCATCTGGTGCTCTATTTGCTTGAAGGCACTGATTTTGCAACGGGTGGCTGTTATCGGATCGACGGCGGACGCTACCTGGGCACCGACGACGAACCTTCCTGA
- a CDS encoding PAS domain-containing protein, with the protein MIAGELRTVLNVHGDGETREAVSRLLVGEGLRSRDVPSTAEARAALAGPEARDAGLILLDASLDEAESFCREVLRSTPSVPLVLTRAQDTPLSEGLSSLAVEVLDRPPDESRWLAAIRAWTRVGGRVQELGAEAERWRSIFEAIDEGMALLDPDGRIRWCNIALAGLLRDKPTALLGQRLSDRAAHLIPPGRQWPHDRTLRSGSRSRDEWELEHHWFRSAAAPVRNAIGSLSGVVTTIEDVSHEVRLRQRIAQVEAEAEARSERIDRLERDARLYQALAGIPVRPEDLGAPRHLPLSREMPEVFCDALEDFGRVLDLRLLRRSYQTQHQPDGSAILSALAERLATAGAGPRDVIELHAMALRQRSSGTKAAKVNVYAEEAQLAVLELMGRLAEHYRAGLAAATRNEAVASDRSPDFSE; encoded by the coding sequence GTGATCGCCGGAGAGCTTCGGACAGTCTTGAACGTCCATGGCGACGGTGAAACCCGTGAGGCCGTGTCTCGGCTGCTCGTGGGCGAAGGGTTGCGGAGTCGGGACGTTCCCTCGACGGCCGAGGCCCGCGCCGCCCTGGCTGGTCCCGAGGCCCGGGATGCCGGACTCATCTTGCTCGACGCGTCGCTCGACGAGGCGGAATCGTTCTGTCGCGAGGTGCTGCGATCGACCCCTTCCGTGCCCCTGGTGCTGACCCGAGCCCAGGACACGCCCTTATCGGAAGGGCTCTCCTCCCTTGCGGTCGAAGTCCTAGACCGTCCGCCCGATGAATCGCGATGGCTCGCCGCGATTCGAGCCTGGACTCGGGTCGGCGGTCGAGTGCAGGAACTCGGTGCCGAGGCCGAGCGCTGGCGGTCGATCTTCGAGGCGATCGACGAGGGGATGGCCCTGCTCGACCCCGATGGCCGGATTCGATGGTGCAACATCGCGCTGGCCGGCTTACTTCGAGACAAGCCGACGGCCTTGCTCGGCCAGCGGCTGAGCGATCGGGCGGCGCACCTCATCCCCCCGGGCCGCCAGTGGCCCCACGATCGAACCCTTCGCAGCGGTTCCCGGAGCCGGGACGAGTGGGAACTGGAGCATCACTGGTTCCGATCGGCCGCCGCCCCGGTCCGAAACGCGATCGGTTCCCTGAGCGGGGTCGTCACCACCATCGAAGACGTGTCGCACGAGGTGCGGCTCCGCCAGCGAATCGCCCAGGTCGAAGCCGAGGCCGAGGCCCGTTCCGAACGGATCGATCGGCTCGAACGTGATGCCAGGCTCTATCAGGCGCTCGCCGGCATTCCCGTTCGCCCCGAGGATCTGGGGGCTCCGCGTCATCTCCCGCTGAGCCGCGAAATGCCCGAGGTCTTTTGCGATGCTCTGGAAGACTTCGGACGCGTGCTCGATCTGCGCTTGCTCCGCCGCAGCTACCAGACGCAACACCAGCCCGACGGCTCGGCCATCCTGAGCGCCCTGGCCGAGCGGCTTGCCACCGCCGGCGCGGGGCCGCGCGACGTGATCGAATTGCACGCGATGGCCCTTCGACAGCGCTCCTCCGGCACGAAAGCTGCAAAAGTGAATGTGTATGCCGAGGAAGCTCAACTTGCCGTGCTAGAGTTAATGGGCCGTCTTGCCGAACACTATCGCGCCGGTCTCGCCGCCGCGACTCGCAATGAAGCGGTCGCATCGGATCGGTCCCCGGATTTCTCGGAGTGA
- a CDS encoding circadian clock KaiB family protein translates to MDRYLLKLYITGLTSRSQRAVATLQRLCDSELSGRYDLLVVDVLEQPELAEQDKVLATPTVIKEHPEPQRRIIGDLSDAARVLAALDLHASETHAPVTDSRVKEAD, encoded by the coding sequence ATGGACCGTTATCTCTTAAAATTGTACATCACGGGCCTGACCTCCCGATCGCAACGCGCCGTCGCGACGTTGCAGCGCCTCTGCGATTCGGAGTTGTCCGGCAGGTATGACCTGCTGGTCGTCGATGTACTCGAACAACCCGAGCTGGCCGAGCAAGACAAGGTGCTTGCTACGCCCACGGTGATCAAGGAACACCCCGAGCCGCAACGCCGAATTATCGGCGATCTCTCCGACGCGGCTCGCGTGCTGGCGGCGCTCGATCTCCATGCGAGCGAGACGCACGCCCCGGTCACGGATTCCCGCGTCAAGGAGGCCGATTGA